Proteins from a single region of Kluyveromyces lactis strain NRRL Y-1140 chromosome C complete sequence:
- the EST2 gene encoding telomerase reverse transcriptase (similar to uniprot|Q06163 Saccharomyces cerevisiae YLR318W EST2 Reverse transcriptase subunit of the telomerase holoenzyme essential for telomerase core catalytic activity involved in other aspects of telomerase assembly and function): MKILVEYLESLECYETLRKSDILINADSNGVSNLLLSCFAQVNSKHCVPPEIEISSTFSSSYHCETIETCILYLLHKNFTNNILTYGYQLGKNSDVMTKLFCRSSNISVSVLKCNSWRLFHQLVGTDNFVNLLINYSVYFNTGHYFRQIIGTPANAPQVPPAWLDRSYRRERNTKLTIDWNSALYHKIRPQDYKNIIETDQGLLIAEIFPKISESSKTPRSLNFALNNLKPILYELIRAHERFSYRHIINNICPKSDTFYSSPKSVIKLLIVCVRKTFPLDLLGSNSNYSVLSKAIAILVKKPLHSKILFDELCKGLRVKDVKWLETRRLPAGEQTQKIPYYDVKNRQALLYKLFFWILSCYVPKLLSTFFYVTELSSTVDIVYIRHDTWKTMSQPFLKSYFRRYLLENKYCFQHRSFTESKFNHRNLRLIPKKSGLDFRIIAVPCKGVNIQEFNEFNDYVTNALKPTKIILERLRMRRNTKFTKAFSPLEIPKIVLSYKQRLLLKHGKIPNLYLLKFDIQSCYDSIPVQKVMKLVEARICEEQQFFIRSQDILTTASTRLKRLHAVNGDIQFQENDLVIDSVKTTVLSKEDVLTVVKMELFKTSIFYRGKCYLRKDGLFQGTPLSSVLVDILYDDLLEFYTEFTDENDSDPMIIRLVDDFLIVSTSKKYIERLNNLAQTGFKSFNTYINPQKVLVTSSESETSTNVPFCALQLNLRTLEVWKDRSSYNVLGTVLGSSKQLYNKLLWIFEMRLSYNMLDERLNSWETAARFLREVALNVIQSFIVLFNRKKSSRRSFKQFVFNIFQRIDLNLSSANMFSMEKSVASKELVLSVFLEQLKLRKNAFADILTNVSDLKLLIEF; encoded by the coding sequence ATGAAAATTCTTGTCGAATATTTGGAATCTTTAGAGTGCTATGAAACCCTCAGAAAATCGGATATTCTGATCAATGCTGACTCTAATGGGGTATCCAATCTGTTACTCAGCTGTTTCGCACAAGTTAACAGCAAACATTGCGTACCTcctgaaattgaaatatcttcTACTTTCAGCTCATCGTATCACTGTGAAACTATAGAAACATGCATTCTCTACCTTTTGCACAAGAATTTTACGAATAATATACTGACTTATGGTTACCAGCTGGGAAAGAATTCAGATGTCATGACCAAACTGTTTTGCCGTTCATCGAACATAAGCGTAAGTGTATTGAAATGTAATAGCTGGAGATTGTTCCATCAGCTGGTTGGCACTGACAATTTTGTGAATTTGTTAATCAACTATTCCGTATATTTCAACACCGGCCATTACTTCAGGCAGATAATTGGAACCCCCGCTAACGCGCCTCAGGTGCCACCTGCATGGCTAGATCGGTCGTATAGGAGGGAAAGAAATACTAAGCTAACGATAGATTGGAACTCTGCTCTATATCATAAGATAAGACCGCAAGATTACAAGAATATCATTGAGACTGATCAGGGGCTGTTAATAGCTGAGATTTTTCCGAAAATATCAGAGAGCAGTAAGACACCTCGTTCTCTAAACTTTGCATTGAATAATCTAAAACCCATTTTATATGAGCTCATTCGAGCTCACGAGAGGTTTTCATATAGACACATCATCAATAATATATGCCCCAAATCAGATACTTTCTATTCATCACCCAAAAGTGTCATCAAACTGCTCATTGTATGTGTTAGAAAAACGTTCCCATTGGACCTGTTAggatcaaattcaaactATAGCGTTCTATCAAAAGCGATTGCAATACTTGTCAAAAAACCGCTCCATTCAAAGATActatttgatgaattatgTAAAGGATTGCGTGTGAAAGATGTCAAATGGCTAGAAACAAGGCGGCTTCCAGCTGGTGAACAAACTCAAAAGATTCCATATTATGATGTGAAAAATCGACAAGCGCTTCTTTATAAACTGTTTTTTTGGATCCTTTCCTGTTACGTCCCAAAATTACTATCTACATTTTTCTATGTGACAGAACTATCGTCGACTGTCGATATAGTTTATATTCGTCATGATACTTGGAAAACCATGTCACAACcttttttgaaatcttACTTTAGGAGGTATTTGCTTGAGAATAAATATTGTTTCCAGCACAGATCTTTCACAGAATCCAAGTTCAATCACAGAAATCTTCGTTTAAtaccaaaaaaatcagGCCTCGATTTCAGAATAATAGCGGTGCCGTGTAAAGGAGTCAATATACAAGAGTTTAACGAGTTTAATGATTACGTTACGAACGCTCTGAAGCCCACCAAGATTATACTGGAAAGATTGAGGATGAGACGAAATACCAAGTTTACAAAAGCATTCTCTCCTTTGGAAATACCCAAGATTGTATTAAGTTATAAGCAAAGGCTACTTTTAAAACATGGTAAAATACCGAATCTCTATCTTTTAAAGTTTGACATTCAATCCTGCTATGATTCAATTCCGGTTCAGAAAGTAATGAAATTGGTAGAGGCTCGGATATGTGAAGAGCAGCAGTTTTTTATTAGATCTCAAGATATACTGACAACTGCTTCCACTCGTCTGAAAAGGCTTCATGCTGTAAATGGAGACATACAATTCCAGGAAAATGATTTAGTAATTGATTCAGTCAAAACTACTGTcttatcaaaagaagacGTTTTAACAGTAGTTAAAATGGAACTCTTCAAAACCAGTATCTTTTACAGAGGCAAGTGTTACTTAAGAAAAGATGGACTCTTTCAAGGAACTCCCTTATCTTCCGTTCTTGTTGATATATTGTATGACGACCTACTTGAATTCTACACCGAGTTTactgatgaaaatgattcagATCCGATGATAATACGGCTGGTGGATGATTTTCTAATAGTTTCAACTTCCAAGAAATACATCGAGCGGCTTAATAATCTGGCTCAAACAGgattcaaatctttcaatacttATATAAACCCACAAAAAGTCTTGGTTACTTCATCAGAATCtgaaacatcaacaaatgTACCTTTTTGTGCACTGCAGTTAAATCTAAGAACCCTAGAAGTTTGGAAAGACCGCTCATCGTATAATGTCCTAGGAACAGTTTTGGGATCATCTAAGCAACTGTATAATAAATTACTCTGGATCTTTGAGATGAGACTATCTTATAATATGCTGGACGAGCGCTTAAATTCTTGGGAAACGGCTGCAAGGTTCCTGAGAGAAGTTGCGTTAAATGTAATTCAATCGTTCATTGTCCTTTTTAATAGGAAGAAAAGCAGCAGAAgatctttcaaacaatttgttttcaacatttttcAGCGAATTGATCTTAACCTCTCTTCAGCTAATATGTTCTCGATGGAAAAGTCCGTCGCGTCAAAAGAACTGGTGTTGTCAGTTTTCCTTGAACAATTAAAATTAAGGAAGAACGCATTTGCAGACATTTTGACAAATGTCAGCGATTTGAAACTATTAATAGAGTTTTAA
- the TAD3 gene encoding Tad3p (similar to uniprot|Q9URQ3 Saccharomyces cerevisiae YLR316C TAD3 tRNA-specific adenosine-34 deaminase subunit Tad3p) produces MVKKHLNPTKIDFIKCIVEDCLWQIRDTKNVDVPDLVEAWSIEVRPRESKSVIPFVRGIQDNDPVSFLHVKRIKKLDSDTLRVLIGSKEYIPDRSTFDNMLKGVVFQYDNVKDDNKVPKVGPSTKSLMLKWSEQYWPLIWRGNPNDQILNDYIFDMTEIRSLLTKIAEESRAIRDSDSMQLPIVSAFVNPKSGKIIISKDYRHSGSPLDHSVMVGINEVAKEEQERRDRVQNGTASEKDIHQGETYLCLDFDVYTSHEPCSMCSMALIHSRVKRCIFINPMSVSGALKPDSGDGYCMHSNKDLNSKYEVFQWVGEELEVPGIDSTVCS; encoded by the coding sequence ATGGTTAAGAAACATCTGAACCCCACTAAGATCGATTTTATAAAATGCATCGTCGAAGATTGCCTCTGGCAAATTCGAGATACCAAAAACGTTGATGTGCCTGATCTAGTTGAGGCTTGGTCTATCGAAGTACGTCCAAGGGAAAGTAAGTCAGTGATACCATTCGTACGAGGTATTCAGGATAATGACCCCGTTTCATTCCTTCATGTGAAACGGATCAAGAAGCTTGATAGCGACACACTACGAGTACTTATCGGCTCCAAAGAGTACATACCGGATAGATCAACTTTTGACAATATGCTGAAAGGAGTCGTTTTCCAGTATGACAATGTGAAAGACGATAACAAAGTACCGAAGGTCGGTCCATCGACTAAAAGCTTAATGTTGAAGTGGAGTGAACAGTATTGGCCGTTAATTTGGAGAGGAAATCCTAATGACCAGATATTAAACGACTATATATTTGACATGACAGAGATTCGGTCATTGTTAACCAAGATAGCAGAAGAGTCTCGAGCAATCCGAGATTCGGATAGCATGCAACTTCCAATAGTATCGGCATTCGTTAATCCAAAATCTGGTAAAATTATAATATCAAAGGATTATAGACATAGTGGATCTCCCCTCGATCACAGTGTTATGGTCGGAATAAATGAGGTAGCTAAAGAAGAGCAGGAGAGAAGAGACCGTGTCCAAAACGGTACCGCGTCAGAAAAAGATATACATCAAGGGGAAACTTATCTCTGCTTAGATTTTGACGTATACACCAGTCATGAGCCGTGCTCAATGTGCAGCATGGCACTAATTCATTCCAGAGTGAAAAGATGCATATTCATCAATCCTATGTCGGTCAGCGGTGCACTGAAACCTGATTCAGGTGATGGATACTGCATGCATTCAAACAAAGATTTGAACTCCAAGTATGAAGTCTTCCAATGGGTTggtgaagaattggaagtGCCTGGAATAGATTCTACCGTGTGTTCTTGA
- the NKP2 gene encoding Nkp2p (conserved hypothetical protein) — MLHEVLYKHLDGILVSRLYTEDQFVDLFSRTIPESNTVIASQLYKSYEENDQRIIEKIDKLIDNKLSLIRVELEREQIEDSISLEEVNKLLHSIDDMLQQHLNQLNIELDNKNTKLLKYAMELSDIEAIDTSMYDNVAKLITDMETNQPSS, encoded by the coding sequence ATGCTCCACGAAGTATTATACAAGCATTTAGACGGCATTTTAGTCTCACGTTTGTATACTGAGGATCAGTTTGTTGATCTATTTTCTAGAACGATACCGGAATCCAACACTGTGATCGCGTCACAGTTATACAAAAGTTATGAAGAGAATGATCAACggatcattgaaaaaatagaTAAACTCATCGACAACAAGCTGTCTTTGATAAGAGTTGAGCTCGAACGGgaacaaattgaagactCCATTTCTCTCGAGGAAGTAAATAAACTATTGCATAGCATTGATGATATGTTGCAGCAGCATTTAAATCAATTAAACATTGAACTAGAtaataaaaatacaaaacttttgaaatatgCAATGGAACTCAGTGACATTGAAGCAATAGATACTTCCATGTACGATAATGTTGCAAAATTAATAACGGACATGGAAACCAACCAACCTTCTAGTTGA
- the SFH1 gene encoding Sfh1p (similar to uniprot|Q06168 Saccharomyces cerevisiae YLR321C SFH1 Involved in chromatin modeling cell cycle progression homolog of Snf5p member of the chromatin remodeling complex RSC) has protein sequence MSLVPQAYLSNFHNRVKNEDVPLFTAAQLSRNKRGKQVNYAEFDTDLLDEFIDKNDEDDLEDDVDDSDGRRRGGDYYDQVDGSDGGAAAAAATAAAAAGLGEDGGIGEGTPGSGDPGAVTGGTPAADTGPDGTNDGTAGTSNPSSELDRIKLNDLPDLESQDDSATPLALLKYPRIRETFVQSRIAISYKDLLGDSIQDPQQVDIESPIMVPIRLNVEFSGHKLADFFMWNLNDHSMTPEQFATILCQDLDFPVLSNPNNSPYTQIISMINEQLQEYETLASLQVPDLHVIINLTANLDSKLYDDTFEWNLNDDSLCPEQFAELVVQDLGLQREFVPAIAHSLHESLLKVKKDWLEGNLNLAHVENKAAFGYTSGIRLDIDTLGASWFPKVEVLSQWEIEKREIEKERNMRRLKRESAKVDDGRSRRRGKRRMDDLETTLRI, from the coding sequence ATGTCGCTCGTACCGCAAGCCTACTTGAGTAACTTCCATAATAGAGTGAAGAACGAGGATGTTCCGTTGTTTACTGCTGCGCAGTTATCGAGAAACAAGAGGGGTAAACAGGTGAACTACGCTGAGTTCGATACGGATCTCTTGGATGAATTCATCGACAAGAACGATGAGGATGATTTGGAGGATGATGTGGACGATTCGGATGGTCGTCGTAGGGGTGGGGACTACTATGATCAAGTAGACGGTAGTGATGGAGGTGCTGCGGCTGCTGCCGCCACCGCCGCCGCAGCGGCGGGACTCGGTGAAGATGGTGGCATTGGTGAGGGCACGCCCGGGTCTGGTGACCCCGGTGCTGTCACTGGCGGAACGCCGGCTGCAGATACTGGGCCAGACGGTACAAACGATGGTACTGCAGGAACGTCAAATCCTAGCTCAGAATTGGATCGCATCAAACTAAACGACTTGCCCGACCTTGAAAGTCAGGATGATTCTGCCACTCCGCTAgctttgttgaaatatcCTAGGATTAGGGAAACTTTCGTGCAAAGTAGGATCGCTATCAGTTATAAAGACCTTCTTGGAGATTCTATCCAGGATCCGCAGCAAGTGGATATAGAAAGCCCGATAATGGTTCCAATACGGTTAAACGTTGAATTCAGTGGACACAAGTTAGCAGATTTTTTCATGTGGAATTTGAACGACCATTCGATGACTCCAGAACAGTTTGCTACGATCTTGTGCCAGGATCTTGATTTCCCAGTGCTTTCCAACCCAAATAATTCCCCATATACACAGATTATCTCTATGATTAACGAACAATTACAAGAATATGAAACATTGGCATCTTTACAGGTTCCTGATTTACACGTGATAATAAATTTGACTGCAAATCTCGATTCCAAGCTTTATGATGACACTTTTGAATGGAACCTTAATGACGATTCATTATGCCCAGAACAATTCGCAGAATTGGTGGTACAGGACCTGGGCTTGCAAAGAGAGTTCGTTCCTGCCATTGCACATTCGTTGCATGAATCCTTGCTAAAGGTAAAGAAGGATTGGCTCGAAGGtaatttgaatttggcCCATGTAGAAAATAAGGCAGCTTTCGGTTACACATCAGGTATCCGTCTAGATATAGATACACTTGGCGCCTCATGGTTCCCTAAGGTAGAAGTCCTCTCACAATGGGAAATCGAAAAGcgtgaaattgaaaaggagAGAAACATGAGAAGATTAAAGAGAGAAAGTGCCAAGGTCGATGACGGAAGATCCAGAAGAAGAGGCAAGAGGAGAATGGATGACTTGGAAACTACTTTGAGAATATAA
- the EFB1 gene encoding translation elongation factor 1 subunit beta (highly similar to uniprot|P32471 Saccharomyces cerevisiae YAL003W EFB1 Translation elongation factor 1 beta) has translation MSFSDFSKVETLQKLNTFLADKSYIEGTSATQADVSAFKAFQSTYPEFSRWFNHIASKADQFESLPAATSTPAAAEEEDDDDEVDLFGSDDDVDEEAEQLKAKRIAEYNEKKAAKPKAAAKSIVTLDVKPWDDETDLEELVANVKNIEMDGLNWGAHQWIPIGFGIKKLQINMVIEDAKVSLDELQQLIEEDEDHVQSTDVAAMQKL, from the exons ATGTCTTTCTCTGATTTCTCCAAGGTCGAAACCTTGCAAAAGTTGAACACTTTCTTGGCTGACAAGTCTTACATTGAAGG TACCTCTGCTACTCAAGCTGACGTCTCTGCTTTCAAGGCTTTCCAATCTACTTACCCAGAATTCTCTAGATGGTTCAACCACATTGCTTCCAAGGCTGATCAATTCGAATCCTTGCCAGCTGCTACTTCTACACCagctgctgctgaagaagaagatgacgatgacgaagTCGATTTGTTCGGTTCTGACGATGAtgtcgatgaagaagctgaacAATTGAAGGCTAAGAGAATCGCTGAATACAACGAAAAGAAGGCTGCTAAGCCAAAGGCTGCTGCTAAGTCTATCGTTACCTTGGATGTTAAGCCATGGGATGACGAAACcgatttggaagaattggttGCCAACGTTAAGAACATCGAAATGGATGGTTTGAACTGGGGTGCTCACCAATGGATTCCAATTGGTTTCGGTATCAAGAAGTTGCAAATTAACATGGTCATCGAAGATGCTAAGGTTTCTCTTGATGAATTGCAACAACTtatcgaagaagatgaagaccACGTCCAATCTACTGATGTTGCTGCTATGCAAAAGTTGTAA